The Ruminococcus bovis genome includes a region encoding these proteins:
- a CDS encoding IS3 family transposase, with protein MKPSIKYQVIFKHKDKYSISQMCKFFGVSRSGYYAFLKRMDIPDRDLPLAEKIRECQEESHNTYGYRRVHIWLEKQGIYCNPKTVLRVMQKYNLLSVVRRKKFKYVSEHLHKYPNLLNREFNADRPNQKWVTDISYIPTAQGNCYLSIIRDLYDNSIVSYRLSRKMTVKLVLDTIKEAVKKENITAELQLHSDQGSQYVSHEYHLLTQSYGITPSMSRRGNPYDNALAENFFSILKTECINRVKIANYKEAKLLINEYINFYNNYRIQTKTKLTPLEKRNQFVA; from the coding sequence GTGAAGCCATCAATAAAATATCAAGTAATCTTTAAGCACAAAGATAAGTATAGCATAAGTCAAATGTGCAAATTCTTTGGAGTATCAAGGAGTGGATATTATGCGTTTTTGAAAAGAATGGATATACCTGACAGAGATTTGCCGTTAGCTGAAAAGATAAGAGAATGTCAAGAGGAAAGTCATAATACTTATGGCTATCGCAGAGTACATATATGGCTTGAAAAGCAAGGTATATACTGCAATCCTAAAACTGTATTAAGGGTTATGCAAAAGTATAATCTACTATCTGTTGTCCGTAGAAAGAAGTTTAAGTATGTGTCTGAACACCTACACAAATATCCAAATCTACTAAACAGAGAGTTTAATGCAGATAGACCAAATCAAAAGTGGGTTACTGATATATCCTATATTCCAACTGCTCAAGGTAACTGTTATTTATCAATAATTAGAGATTTATATGATAACAGTATAGTATCTTACCGGTTATCAAGAAAAATGACTGTAAAACTCGTGCTAGATACAATCAAAGAGGCTGTGAAAAAAGAAAATATCACTGCAGAGTTGCAGCTCCACAGTGACCAAGGTTCGCAATATGTATCGCATGAATATCATTTGCTAACACAATCATACGGCATAACACCGTCAATGTCAAGGCGAGGTAATCCATATGACAATGCTTTAGCAGAAAATTTCTTTTCAATACTTAAAACAGAGTGTATCAATAGAGTGAAAATAGCTAATTATAAGGAAGCAAAACTCCTCATAAATGAATATATCAACTTTTACAACAACTATCGTATTCAAACAAAAACAAAACTGACTCCGTTAGAAAAACGAAATCAGTTTGTTGCTTAA
- a CDS encoding SGNH/GDSL hydrolase family protein, with product MKKYVSIFGDSISTLSGWNPKDYNVFYEGENCERSGVKDYSDTWWGQLIEYLEANLLVNDSWSGSRVTKLPNYYRLFPSGISDERINNLKKLHRNPDIIVIQLGVNDWGFGVDLLSQKPNGNERNKFVFRDAYSMMLEKLRSKYPKAQIYCVTLFSTYTPTEPVIHFPKVLYGNSIESYNKVIGEVASEYQCEVIDLHADKISIPTIDGSHPNKDGMTILAKLIARGILSGDCLHLDCQTDHEYVQIGGDPRKRVLMCSQCGKIREEELS from the coding sequence TTGAAAAAGTACGTGTCTATTTTCGGCGATTCAATCAGCACACTATCCGGGTGGAATCCAAAGGATTATAACGTCTTTTACGAAGGCGAGAATTGCGAACGCTCCGGCGTCAAAGATTATTCCGATACTTGGTGGGGACAGTTGATCGAATATCTCGAAGCAAATTTATTGGTTAATGATTCTTGGTCAGGCAGTCGAGTAACAAAGCTACCGAATTATTATCGATTATTCCCATCAGGAATCAGCGACGAAAGGATCAATAATCTAAAAAAATTGCACAGAAATCCCGATATTATTGTTATTCAATTGGGAGTAAACGATTGGGGGTTCGGAGTCGATCTGTTATCTCAAAAGCCCAACGGAAATGAACGAAATAAATTTGTGTTCCGCGACGCATATAGCATGATGCTTGAAAAATTAAGATCAAAGTATCCGAAGGCGCAGATTTATTGTGTTACTCTGTTTTCGACATATACGCCAACGGAGCCGGTAATTCATTTTCCCAAGGTGCTGTACGGAAACAGTATCGAGTCCTATAACAAAGTAATAGGTGAAGTTGCGAGCGAATATCAATGCGAAGTAATAGATTTACATGCAGATAAAATCTCGATCCCGACAATTGACGGCTCGCATCCCAATAAAGATGGTATGACGATCCTGGCAAAGCTTATTGCCAGAGGAATATTGAGCGGAGATTGCTTACACTTGGATTGTCAAACCGATCACGAATATGTGCAAATCGGCGGGGATCCTCGCAAGAGAGTGTTGATGTGTTCACAATGCGGAAAAATAAGAGAAGAGGAATTATCCTGA
- a CDS encoding class B sortase, with protein sequence MKRKKLKTPVIYYVFAGILLLILAFAGYQALKIYLPQSEESKGFESIKEEAGIKDISAQEIIGSTEPSQSGETDNKTENAADNTPVLTLTQKNSDFVGWLSIEDTVIDYPVMKSDESDPEFYLHRDFDKNYSYSGTLFIGEGCDADSDAFVIYGHNMNSGSMFGSLDSYKSGSFALEHKDIVFRTVKENRVYRVFAAFQTKLLPEDSKEFAYYRSVGELSKDEYEGVLENVRNMSLISLNEAPKYPEQIMFLSTCYYHTDEGRFVVAAYRIA encoded by the coding sequence ATGAAACGCAAAAAGTTAAAAACCCCGGTGATATATTATGTTTTCGCGGGCATACTGCTTTTGATACTCGCTTTTGCGGGTTATCAGGCGCTGAAAATATATCTTCCCCAGTCAGAGGAATCGAAGGGCTTTGAGTCGATCAAGGAAGAAGCCGGGATAAAAGATATCAGCGCGCAGGAGATCATCGGCAGCACGGAGCCGTCGCAGTCCGGCGAAACTGACAATAAAACGGAGAACGCCGCGGATAACACGCCCGTTTTAACCTTGACTCAGAAGAACAGCGACTTCGTCGGCTGGCTCAGCATCGAAGACACAGTGATAGATTATCCCGTTATGAAATCCGATGAGAGCGATCCCGAGTTCTATCTGCACCGTGATTTTGACAAGAACTATTCGTATTCGGGTACGCTGTTCATCGGCGAGGGCTGCGACGCCGATTCAGACGCCTTTGTGATCTACGGTCACAACATGAACTCCGGTTCTATGTTCGGCAGTCTCGACAGCTACAAAAGCGGCAGCTTTGCGCTGGAGCATAAGGATATCGTATTTCGGACGGTAAAAGAAAACCGTGTCTATCGCGTCTTTGCCGCGTTTCAGACAAAGCTGCTCCCCGAGGATTCAAAGGAATTTGCGTATTACCGGTCGGTGGGCGAGCTGAGCAAGGACGAATATGAAGGTGTACTTGAAAACGTCCGGAATATGTCGCTGATTTCTCTGAACGAAGCTCCAAAGTATCCGGAGCAGATCATGTTTTTGTCGACCTGCTACTACCATACCGACGAAGGAAGATTCGTAGTGGCCGCATACCGAATTGCATAA
- the lepB gene encoding signal peptidase I, whose protein sequence is MEEENAQKNTLDEAISSADNDSQHTQAHPVPQPTDADCTQRPKTEASGFSPEKKENTDRKKPAGKRPKGKPRKKKKTTKQLLIGLLIKIAVIALVVWGVFTFVLGIMIHYGNNMHPMVRDGDLVITLRLQKPFINAAVMYRHDGRTTVGRVIAMEGSVVDISKNGTFTVNGNAPSEEVFYPTYPADGSDIKYPYTVPEGKVFILNDFREDTNDSRSFGAVDTGDLQGTLLLTMRRRGF, encoded by the coding sequence TTGGAAGAAGAAAACGCACAGAAAAACACGTTGGATGAAGCGATATCCTCTGCGGATAATGATTCTCAACATACACAAGCGCACCCAGTGCCCCAACCTACAGACGCTGACTGTACGCAAAGGCCCAAGACAGAAGCGTCTGGTTTTTCGCCTGAAAAAAAGGAGAATACCGACCGCAAAAAGCCCGCCGGTAAACGACCAAAGGGCAAGCCGCGCAAGAAGAAAAAAACCACCAAGCAGCTTCTTATCGGATTGCTGATCAAGATAGCGGTGATCGCATTGGTCGTATGGGGAGTTTTCACCTTTGTCTTGGGGATCATGATCCACTACGGCAACAATATGCACCCTATGGTGCGCGACGGAGATCTTGTAATAACCCTTCGCCTGCAAAAGCCGTTTATCAACGCGGCGGTGATGTACCGGCACGACGGCAGAACGACCGTCGGCAGGGTTATCGCGATGGAGGGCAGTGTTGTTGATATATCTAAAAACGGCACCTTTACCGTCAACGGCAACGCCCCTTCCGAGGAAGTATTTTATCCGACCTATCCCGCGGACGGCTCAGATATAAAGTATCCGTACACCGTACCCGAGGGCAAGGTGTTTATCCTCAACGATTTTCGTGAGGACACAAACGACAGCCGCAGCTTCGGCGCAGTAGATACCGGCGATCTGCAGGGCACCCTGCTGCTCACCATGCGGCGCAGAGGCTTTTGA
- a CDS encoding DUF7601 domain-containing protein — translation MKRFTKIMAIIMATALIMGIAAISASAANYTPQAGGTTSFNKYLIVDEDAKVPAITFEYTIAPGTAIEPTASTLSVFAGVGTPVVGTAAYAANDTKLTAVAPGDLVTLDSGENYVKKVVNINFESVSFPEPGIYRYILTEKEISGVTGIQYDTQKSKDATAKTRILDVYVTDKDGALAVSSYVLHDTAAAVSKKVVEHDGDRVTDKSDGFVNEYKTSNLEFGKEVTGNQGSKDKYFDFTLTIANALPNTAYTVDITGAEATSVANAATIAANAGQTNASTITTDENGGATVHYYLKDGQYIKVKGLPQAATYTLTEKYEDYTQTSGITTDVSGKTQVYAAPASTATAIGPNDVYVGFTNTKDGVIPTGVLLTIAPFAIGILLFGALIIFFIAKRRRNNY, via the coding sequence ATGAAGAGATTTACAAAAATCATGGCGATCATCATGGCAACCGCGCTGATCATGGGCATTGCCGCAATCTCCGCTTCGGCGGCGAATTACACGCCGCAAGCAGGTGGAACTACCAGCTTCAACAAATATCTGATCGTTGACGAGGATGCTAAGGTTCCCGCTATTACATTCGAATACACTATTGCTCCGGGTACCGCGATAGAACCTACCGCTTCTACATTATCTGTATTTGCCGGCGTAGGCACTCCTGTTGTTGGTACTGCCGCTTATGCAGCGAATGATACAAAGTTAACAGCTGTAGCCCCCGGTGATCTTGTTACTCTGGACTCCGGCGAAAACTACGTAAAGAAGGTAGTCAACATCAATTTTGAAAGCGTTAGCTTCCCCGAGCCCGGTATCTATCGCTACATCTTAACTGAGAAAGAAATCAGTGGTGTTACAGGCATACAGTATGATACGCAGAAGTCTAAGGATGCTACCGCTAAGACTCGTATCCTTGATGTTTATGTAACAGATAAAGACGGCGCTTTGGCTGTATCTTCTTACGTTCTTCACGATACTGCTGCTGCTGTTTCTAAAAAGGTAGTTGAACACGATGGTGATCGGGTTACAGACAAGTCTGACGGCTTTGTAAATGAGTACAAGACATCTAATCTTGAATTTGGTAAGGAAGTAACCGGTAATCAGGGTTCAAAGGACAAGTACTTTGATTTTACGCTTACTATTGCCAACGCGCTTCCGAATACAGCCTATACTGTTGATATAACAGGCGCTGAAGCAACAAGCGTAGCAAACGCTGCTACTATTGCAGCTAATGCAGGACAGACAAATGCATCTACTATTACAACCGATGAAAACGGCGGTGCTACTGTACATTATTATCTGAAGGACGGTCAGTATATAAAGGTTAAAGGTCTGCCTCAGGCTGCAACTTACACTCTTACCGAGAAATATGAGGATTACACTCAAACCTCGGGCATAACTACCGATGTAAGCGGTAAAACTCAGGTTTACGCTGCTCCTGCTTCTACAGCGACAGCTATTGGTCCTAATGACGTCTATGTTGGTTTCACCAACACCAAAGACGGCGTTATCCCCACCGGCGTTCTGCTCACGATCGCTCCGTTCGCTATCGGTATCCTTCTGTTCGGCGCGCTGATCATATTCTTTATCGCAAAGCGCAGAAGAAACAATTATTGA
- the srtB gene encoding class B sortase, which translates to MLRKTIKIVDKGIDRIVLIVSLLFFLICIYAMIDAVMVYYNANDQSVLKYKPHGKEDAAILRELSDDAVAWLTVDNTNIDYPVMQGENNSEYLNKDPYGDYSLSGSIFLDSRCDGEFKDEYSLLYGHHMDYGAMFGALDEFIKPDYFSTHRTGTLITVGGEEYKINFFAAAKAPADEDIIFDPTNTDNEKLLEYIKTNAAVYEEPQDRTHIIALSTCQSAENIERMLVFGILSH; encoded by the coding sequence ATGCTGCGAAAAACGATCAAAATTGTTGACAAAGGTATCGATCGTATTGTCCTCATTGTGTCTCTCCTCTTTTTTCTCATCTGCATTTACGCAATGATCGACGCTGTTATGGTTTACTACAACGCCAACGATCAAAGTGTTTTGAAGTATAAGCCCCACGGTAAAGAAGATGCCGCAATACTGCGCGAGTTGTCCGACGACGCCGTAGCGTGGCTGACCGTGGACAACACCAACATAGACTACCCTGTTATGCAGGGCGAAAACAATTCGGAATATCTTAACAAAGACCCTTACGGAGACTATTCTCTCTCGGGTAGTATCTTTCTTGACAGCCGTTGCGACGGCGAATTCAAGGACGAGTACTCCCTGCTGTACGGCCACCACATGGACTACGGCGCCATGTTCGGGGCGCTGGACGAGTTTATCAAGCCCGATTATTTTTCAACCCACCGAACGGGCACACTGATCACCGTAGGCGGGGAAGAGTACAAAATCAACTTTTTTGCCGCGGCAAAAGCTCCCGCGGATGAAGACATTATTTTTGACCCGACGAATACTGACAACGAAAAGCTGCTTGAATATATAAAGACGAACGCAGCTGTCTATGAAGAGCCGCAGGATAGAACGCATATTATCGCGCTGTCTACCTGCCAGTCCGCCGAAAACATCGAGCGTATGCTCGTGTTCGGCATCCTAAGCCACTGA
- a CDS encoding Spy0128 family protein, producing MKKAIIFLLTGAVMLVTLCLLPFTAFAAEAESVSIPVEIEGGGTAEIISEVNCPLPKESSLEVQDGATENINISFSVPGDYEYTIQAEAKDGLYYSPEYYTATVAVRADNSGKLTSTVILTKAGSNYKLDRCRFVIAEKQSDESEANAVTQPAGTAQTPKNPPTSRPQTGDDSMLDIYLLICIAAAGGLFMLAVIYSVSTERLIKR from the coding sequence TTGAAAAAAGCAATCATTTTTCTCTTGACAGGCGCTGTTATGCTTGTCACGCTGTGTCTGCTCCCGTTCACCGCTTTCGCGGCGGAAGCGGAATCCGTTTCGATCCCCGTAGAGATCGAGGGCGGCGGCACGGCGGAAATAATCTCTGAAGTCAACTGTCCGCTGCCGAAGGAATCCTCTCTGGAGGTTCAAGACGGCGCGACAGAAAATATAAATATAAGTTTTTCCGTACCGGGGGATTATGAGTATACTATCCAAGCCGAAGCAAAGGACGGCTTGTATTATTCACCTGAGTATTATACTGCAACTGTCGCAGTCAGAGCGGACAACAGCGGCAAGCTGACGTCGACGGTCATTCTGACTAAGGCAGGCAGCAATTACAAGCTGGACAGATGCAGGTTTGTAATTGCCGAAAAGCAGTCGGACGAATCCGAAGCAAATGCTGTGACGCAGCCTGCCGGTACGGCGCAGACTCCGAAGAATCCGCCTACCTCACGTCCCCAAACAGGCGATGACAGTATGCTGGATATCTATCTTTTGATCTGTATCGCGGCGGCGGGCGGACTGTTTATGCTGGCTGTTATCTACTCGGTTTCTACCGAGCGGCTTATCAAAAGATAG